Within the Nitrosococcus wardiae genome, the region CAGCAGATTGGGAATATCCGGCGCTAGTAAAGGGTTGTCCTGTGGCGGGGGTTCTTGGCTTAAAACATCTACCCCGGCCCCTCCCAATCGTCCTTCGCGCAGAGCATCAGCAAGGGCTTGTTCGTTTACGATCCCGCCCCGGGCGGTATTAATGAGAAGCGCATCAGAACGCATTAAAGCCAATTCTTCCCGGTCGATTAATCCGGTAGTTTCTGAGGTCAGCGGACAATGGAGGCTGAGGATATCCACTAGAGGGAGTAGATCTTTGAGAGGAATGCGGCCGGGTCCATTAGGCGTATTCGGTCGTTGCGCCACTAGCACGGTCATCCCAAAAGCAGTGGCGATCCGGGCCACCGCCCGGCCTAGTTCACCGTAACCGATAATCCCAAAGGTTTTTCCTGAAAGCTCTCGGCAGGGAAAGTCCGGGACTGTAAAGTGGGGACTGTGTTGCCAAGCGCCGCTGGTTGCCGCGCGGGTAGTCGCCGCAAGGCGGCGGGTGAGCGCCAGAACCAGCGCAAAGACATGCTCGGCCACGGAGGCGGTGCAATAGCCTCGGATATTGCAAACGGCAATCCCAAGACGGCGGGCGGCTTTCAGGTCCACATTGTTGGTTCCCGTGGCGGCGATGCAGACCAATTGTAAATGGGGCGCCTGTTTGAGAATGGCGTCTGTCAGAATGACTTTGTTGGTCACCACCACCGTGGCTTGCCGGATGCGGTCGATAATCTCGCTAGTAGTGGAACTGGTCCCGTAATACCTCCACTGGGGGATGACCCTTTCCAGAGGAGAGAAATCAATATCGGCGGGATGGACAGTGTCTCGATCAAGGAATACGCCTTGCATATGCCTTTTGTGCGCCTCATTTCGTGATGGAATATTGTCGCTATATCGACTCCCTCAGCCAAATACTGAAGAATGTCGTCGCTTTCGGTACGATACCCTACTCTGCTGGTAGTGGTGCGGAAATTCCTCAATTGATTGAGGGGAAGGGCGCTCGTTGGTAAACTGGCTAGCAGTCGTTAGATATTGGTTTGCATTTGAGGTCATGTTATCGGCGAAGGGGCGCCCACAGCAGAGTGGGCAATGGAGTCAAATTTTGTTAAGTGGGGATGTTGCGGTCAGTGGCTAAAAAACGAGTTTATAAAATCAAATTTATTAGTCAAGGCAAGATCTACGAGCTGTTCGCCCGCGAGGTGGGGCAAAGCGCTATGTATGGGTTTGTCGAGCTTGGCGAAATCATCTTTGGAGAAAAATCGGCAGTGGTGGTCGACCCCTCTGAGGAACATCTGAAGACGGAGTTTGCCGGGGTAAAGCGAACCTATATTCCCCTCCATACGATCTTGCGTATTGATGAAGTGGATAAGGAGGGAGTCAATAAAATCACCGAAGCCAGCAATGCCGATAGCAATGTGACTTTCTTTCCCTCACCTCTTTATCCCCCCGGAAAAGATACAAAATAACAATTATTTGAAGGTATAATGTTTTTTGACGGGGTGATGGACTTCCCAGGTGCAGGACATCCCAGCGGGAAAAGTGACTAAATCTCCCTTGCCTACCTGGAGAGGCTCGCCATCTTCCGGAGTGACGGTCACCGTGCCTTCCAGGAAATAACCGACTTCGGTGCTGTCATAGTGCCAGGGAAAAGTGGAAATCCCACATTCCCAGGTAGGCCATGAGGATACTCCCAGCTGTTCTAGGGATGGGTGGCGTTCTAATTCAATATTTTTGTTCTCACTCACCTTTTTTTTCCTCCTGCAGACGCTGCATAAGCTTTTCGTAATAGTATTGCTCTGTTTGGAGGTGACTGGAGCCTCCTCGAAGGGTCGCTATTTTTCCCAGTAAATAGTTGAGTTTCTTCCGGGCCTCTCGGCGCTCAATTTTATCTTCGGTGGTGGCTAATAACTGCTCAATGGTTCGGATCTCTCGGCGGGGCTCTAGCTCGGGGGGGAGGTAGCCCGCATTTTTTAATATCCGGTAGGCGGCGCGTAGGGATTCGGGCACCAGCCGGTCATCATCAAGGCACAATGGCTGCCCTTGGCCGGGGAGATTATCCAATTCTCCCCGTTCTAGGGCCTCTGTAATGCGGGCCTCGGCAATTTTCTCCAGAAGTAGCATGGCAATCATTTTAGCGCTATTCGCCACCTGCTTGCCAATGGGTAAAGCAAAGCAATTTTTGCGGCCTAGGGCGCCATGGATTACACTCCTATTCGTAGTCAATTCGAATGGCCTGGGAGAGAGACCATGAGATCGTGCCAGGATGCAGTTGAATTAAAAGAAAGAGAACTGAATAGGGGGGAGGAGTCTTCCCATCTTATGCGGCGCTACCGGCAGGTGCGTCAGCTCAGTGAAACGCTATGCCAGCCCCTGGAGAGCGAGGATTATGTGATTCAGACGATGCCGGATGTGAGTCCGCCCAAGTGGCATTTGGCCCATAGTAGCTGGTTTTTTGAAAACTTCATTGTGATCCCCCAACTAAAAGACTATCAACCCTTCCATCCCGCGTATGGCTATTTATTCAACTCTTACTATGAAACCGTGGGGGAGTTTTGGCCTCGTCCCCAGCGGGGGTTGTTGTCCCGCCCCACGGTGGCCGAGGTGTATGAATATCGCCGCCACGTGGATAGGGGGATGGCGCGCTTAGCAGAAAATTTGGAGCCAGAGGAATGGGCAACCCTAGCCCCTCTGATTGAATTGGGACTTCACCATGAACAGCAGCACCAGGAACTGCTCCTAACTGATCTTAAACATATCTTTGCTATTAACCCCCTCCGTCCTGCTTACCAGGAGCCGGCTATCCCTAAACCTTGGGGAGGTGAGGAAAGTGGGAATCTGGAATGGTATGAGTATGA harbors:
- a CDS encoding cupin domain-containing protein: MSENKNIELERHPSLEQLGVSSWPTWECGISTFPWHYDSTEVGYFLEGTVTVTPEDGEPLQVGKGDLVTFPAGMSCTWEVHHPVKKHYTFK
- a CDS encoding DUF1820 family protein; the encoded protein is MAKKRVYKIKFISQGKIYELFAREVGQSAMYGFVELGEIIFGEKSAVVVDPSEEHLKTEFAGVKRTYIPLHTILRIDEVDKEGVNKITEASNADSNVTFFPSPLYPPGKDTK
- a CDS encoding DnaJ family domain-containing protein produces the protein MTTNRSVIHGALGRKNCFALPIGKQVANSAKMIAMLLLEKIAEARITEALERGELDNLPGQGQPLCLDDDRLVPESLRAAYRILKNAGYLPPELEPRREIRTIEQLLATTEDKIERREARKKLNYLLGKIATLRGGSSHLQTEQYYYEKLMQRLQEEKKGE
- a CDS encoding 2-hydroxyacid dehydrogenase, yielding MQGVFLDRDTVHPADIDFSPLERVIPQWRYYGTSSTTSEIIDRIRQATVVVTNKVILTDAILKQAPHLQLVCIAATGTNNVDLKAARRLGIAVCNIRGYCTASVAEHVFALVLALTRRLAATTRAATSGAWQHSPHFTVPDFPCRELSGKTFGIIGYGELGRAVARIATAFGMTVLVAQRPNTPNGPGRIPLKDLLPLVDILSLHCPLTSETTGLIDREELALMRSDALLINTARGGIVNEQALADALREGRLGGAGVDVLSQEPPPQDNPLLAPDIPNLLLTPHVAWSSREARQHLLQQVTKNIRSFLDGEPCNLVS